The DNA region GAACGGGCGAGGATGGCGGCGGCGCGCATCGCCTTCGACCTGTCCGGCCGCTTCTTCCTCTATTCGGGCGAGTTGAACCGGGTGCTGATGGACGGCGACAACCCGGACATCCAGATGCTGTCGCTCGACTTCCTGCGGCTGGAGATCCTCCAGCACGCGCTGGAGGAGCTGGGGGCCGAGGCCGAGCTGGCGCAGAGCCGCGGCGCCATGCTGATGTTCGCCGTGCAGGTCATCCGCAAGGTGACTCAGATCCTGCGCGCCTGCACCGACGGCAATGACGGGCTGGCCCGATTCGGCGTCGCCATCATCCTCGCCAACATTGAGGAGCTGATCGTGATGGCACAGCGCCTGTTCGAGACCGGCGGACAGGCCACCGGCGGCCTGCCCCAGGACGCGGTGGCTGAGTTCATCGCCGCCGCCGGCCGCTTCGCCACCCTGTCGGTGGAGGAGCTGCGCGGCGAGATCGCCGCGGGAGGCGCCGGCACGGCGGAGAGCTTCGCCGCCCGGCTGCGCGGCCTCGGACAGCTCTATCTGTTCGCCAGCCGGCTGACGGCGCCGGACTGCGCGGCGTCGATGCACAGCCTGTCGACCATGCTCCACGACCTCGTCACCGGGCTGGCGGGCGATCTGGGCAACGCGCCGGTCAGCGACACCGGCGCCCGCGCCCGGCTGACCGCGCTGGCGGAAATGGCGGGCGGGCTGGGGTGGAGCGAGGTGGAACGGATCGCCCTGACGGCCCTGCGCCGTTGGGCGATGGCCGGCGTGGCGGCTTAACCAGGATGGGGCAAGGCGGATGACAAGGCCGATGGACGACAGCGTGACAAATCGCCTGGACATGGTCCTGCGCAACGACCTGTCCGAACTGGAACGGCTAGCCGCCGCGGTGGACGATTTCGTCGAGCGCAACGCGCTGCCGCCGGATATCGCCTTCAAGGTCAATCTGTGCTGCGACGAACTGATCACCAACACCGTCACCTATGGCTATGGTGGTGCCGGCGGCGATGCCGGGCCGCGCGAGATCCGGGTGCGGCTGGAAATCGACGGGGCCGAATTGCGGGTGGAGCTGGAGGACGACGCCGACGCCTTCGATCCCTTCGCCGAAGCGCCGCCACCGGATCTGACCGGCGATCTGGACGACCGCCAGGTCGGCGGGCTGGGCGTCTTCCTGGTCCGGCAGATGATGGACCGCATGAGCCACCGCCGCGAGAACGGCCGCAACCTGACCAGCCTCGCCAAAAGGCTGGACTGAACGGCCGCCGTGCCCTGCAACCCCAAGCGGCGGCGACCCAAGGCGCGAAGAGCAGGACATTTTGTCATAGAGGCGGTGCCGGGCCGGCGCCGCACCCCGACAACGATCCGCCGCCCGAAATCGATTCTTCGGGAAAAACCTTGTGGATCAAAGGGCGAAAATCTCCGGAATTTTCCGAAAATATCATTGGATTTTCCGCTATGATAACTCGGCAAAGCAGGGCGTTTCGCTCTGCAACAAACCGACACATGACAAGCCCGGCAATTTCTTGCACTATTATGGGTAGCCCTCGGTTTTCAACCGGGAGACCCCGCTGTATCATTCAGGAGCGGTCCAAAGGCAGGGCCAACCATGGCGAACGCTAACGTGTGGAGTCGACGCATCATGACCGGGTCGCAGTGCCAAGAAGCACGCCTGCGCCTTGGCTGGTCGACACGGATGCTGGCGAACAAGGCCGGCGTTCCGTGGTACGCGGTGATGAATCTCGATTACGGCACGGGTGACGTCGACCCGGCCATCGTCGACGCGCTGGCCCGCGCCTTCAGACAGGCGGGGCTGGAGCTGCGCTGAGCGTTCCGCTGAAGCGCCCGTTTCCCGAAGCCCCCATTCCCGAAGCCCCCATTCCCGAAGAACCACGGCGCCGCCCTATCGCCCCCTACCCCCCATCCTTCTGCGCCAGGACCAGCAGGATCTTCTCCTCCAGCTGTTCCGGGGTGAAGGGCTTGGCGATATAGCCGCTGACCTGATGGGCCAGCGCCTTCCTCACCGCCTCCAGCGTGGCCAGCGCCGTGACCATCAGGAAGGGCAGGTCACCGGACAGGCCGCGCACGCGCTTCAGCAGATCGAGACCGCTCAAGCGCGGCATCATCCAGTCGCAGATGATGAGATCATAGGCCGAGACATCGGCCTGTAGCCGCTCCAGCGCCTCCTGGCCGTCGACGGCGCCATCGACGGTGCCGATGCCAAGCTCCCGCAGGACCGAGGTGACGAAGGCGCGCGGCCCCGCCTCGTCATCCACCACCAGCACGCGCTGGGCGGCGAGGTCGATGAAGGGCACGCCGACCATCGCCAGCGACTGGCGCAGCCAGCCGGCCCGCGCCGCCCGCTCCTTCGCCCCCGGCGCGTTCAACAGCAGGTGGCGGATGAAGCGCGGCCGATGACAGTGGCGGTAGAGCAGGCGGGCCACCGCCAGCCGGCTCTTGCCGTTGCAGATCGCCCCCTCCCCCGCCAGCCGGACGATGTCGAGCACGGCGTCGGCCGGCGCATCCTCCTTGGCCTGGATCAGCGGGGCGAGCACGCGCTGGGTGCGCAGGAAGGTGTTTTGCAGGTCGTCGAGCCGCCCGGCGAGCCGGTCGCGCTCCTCCTCCGGCAGCGTGCTGGACAGCACCAGGCGCTGGACCTCCGCCAACCCCTTCAGCTTCTCGTTCCGCTCCTTCCAGCAATCCAGCAGCCGGCCGGCGAAGTCGCGGCTGTCGAAGAAGCCGCGCAGGTAGTCGGTGACCGCCTTGGTGGCGCTGGGCGACAGCGGCATCCTTTGCAGCACGAACAGGATGCGCAGCTTCTGCATGAAATTGCGGCCGCGGGTGATTTCCGGGACGGTGTCCTCATTGACCAGCAGGGCGGAGCGCCGCTGCAACGCCGCCTCCGTGCGGGCGCCGCCGGCATAGGCGCCGGCACGGTCGCGCAGGCGGGCGGACAGGTCGCTCAACGCCAGGATCTCGCGCTGCACCGCGTCGATGCCGAACATGTCGCCGGCGCTGGCGATGGTGAAGCAGGCGGGCTTGGCCATCTCGCGGCGGAAGGCGGCGGCCAGCGCGTCGCGCAGAGCCGGCATCGGCACCCGCCCCATCAGCACCGCCAGCCGGCGGAACACCGGCGGCGCGTCCTCCGCCATCGGCCGGTCGGCGGCGATCAGCGTCACGATCAGGTCGATCAGCGGGGCGAAGGGCGCATCCCGCGCACAGGACGCGGTGCCGGCGTCGCTCAGCAGGATTTCACCCAGCAGCCGCTCCAGCGGCGCCAGCGCGTCGGGATGCGCGGTGCTCTCCGCCAGGTCCAGCAGCGCGCCGGCCTTGTCGGCGAAGCTGCGGCAGGAGGCGATGCGCTGGACGATGGCGGCGTCCAGTTGGAAGCGCCCGAGGAAGCCGCCGCCGGACAGCAGCTCCGCCGCCCTGCCGGGATAGGCGGCGGGCGAAAGCTCGGTCGGCGGCGCCTCCTTCAGCCGCTCGCGCGTCAGGCGGGCGATCTCGTTGACCAGCGGCGCCAGGGCGCCCTGGCGCTCCATCGCGCGTTCGGCCTGGGCCAGGATGGCGACGAAGGTGGCGGTGTTGGACAGGGCGGTCTGATGGCGCGGGTGGTGCAGCAGCTCCGTCGCGGTCAGCGCATTCTCATCGAGGAAGCGGCGGCAGAAACGGCCGACGCCGTCCCGCCCGGCCGGCGTGTAGAAATCCGCCGGCTCGCGGCAGACCGGCGGCGCGGCGCCCTCCACCGCCTCGTCCATGACCGCCGCCTCGACCGACGCCAACTCCTTGACGGAAGGCCCCTTCACGGAAGGCCCCTTGACGGGAGGCTCCGGGTGGGAAATGTCCATCGCCACCCTCACCCCACCAGAAGCGCGCGGAGCGCGTCCAGCAGACGCTCCGGCGTCACCGGCTTCATCACGATCTCCCGCCCCTCCCGCGCCGTCAGCCCGGCCGCCATCCCGCGCGAGGCGTAGCCGGTCAGGAACAGGATGGGCAGATGCGGGTTCAACGCCTCCAGCGCGCGGGCGAGATCCGGCCCGTTCATCCGCGGCATCGACACGTCGCTGACCACCGCGTCGAACAGGCCGCCGGC from Azospirillum sp. B510 includes:
- a CDS encoding ATP-binding protein gives rise to the protein MTNRLDMVLRNDLSELERLAAAVDDFVERNALPPDIAFKVNLCCDELITNTVTYGYGGAGGDAGPREIRVRLEIDGAELRVELEDDADAFDPFAEAPPPDLTGDLDDRQVGGLGVFLVRQMMDRMSHRRENGRNLTSLAKRLD
- a CDS encoding response regulator; the encoded protein is MKGPSVKELASVEAAVMDEAVEGAAPPVCREPADFYTPAGRDGVGRFCRRFLDENALTATELLHHPRHQTALSNTATFVAILAQAERAMERQGALAPLVNEIARLTRERLKEAPPTELSPAAYPGRAAELLSGGGFLGRFQLDAAIVQRIASCRSFADKAGALLDLAESTAHPDALAPLERLLGEILLSDAGTASCARDAPFAPLIDLIVTLIAADRPMAEDAPPVFRRLAVLMGRVPMPALRDALAAAFRREMAKPACFTIASAGDMFGIDAVQREILALSDLSARLRDRAGAYAGGARTEAALQRRSALLVNEDTVPEITRGRNFMQKLRILFVLQRMPLSPSATKAVTDYLRGFFDSRDFAGRLLDCWKERNEKLKGLAEVQRLVLSSTLPEEERDRLAGRLDDLQNTFLRTQRVLAPLIQAKEDAPADAVLDIVRLAGEGAICNGKSRLAVARLLYRHCHRPRFIRHLLLNAPGAKERAARAGWLRQSLAMVGVPFIDLAAQRVLVVDDEAGPRAFVTSVLRELGIGTVDGAVDGQEALERLQADVSAYDLIICDWMMPRLSGLDLLKRVRGLSGDLPFLMVTALATLEAVRKALAHQVSGYIAKPFTPEQLEEKILLVLAQKDGG